One window from the genome of Halobellus ruber encodes:
- the secF gene encoding protein translocase subunit SecF, whose translation MVEFTVPEVDYSRYTNRQLAAIPLAALAVAILIIAGWFVMTGAPVSQGIAFTGGTEVQVAIDGPEAAAEEQIRAAFDAEPESIRSVPAQNVYVITFQSGSAAELERQAEAAGLDIRSISSVSASFGSDTQTLALGGLGVAFLGMSLLVFAMFRVFVPSVAVVISAFSDIVIPLALMNLLGIELSLGTVAALLMLIGYSVDSDILLNNHVLRRSGDFYESTYRAMRTGVTMTLTSIVAMIVMTIAATLFGIQLLAAIGTVLVFGLVTDLMNTYMLNLSLLRWYKYEGVAR comes from the coding sequence ATGGTCGAGTTCACCGTACCGGAAGTCGACTACTCCCGGTACACCAACCGCCAGCTTGCGGCGATCCCGCTGGCCGCGCTGGCGGTCGCGATCCTGATCATCGCGGGGTGGTTCGTGATGACCGGCGCTCCAGTGAGCCAGGGGATCGCGTTCACCGGCGGCACGGAGGTCCAGGTCGCGATCGACGGGCCCGAGGCGGCGGCCGAAGAGCAGATCCGGGCGGCCTTCGACGCCGAACCCGAGTCGATCCGGTCTGTCCCCGCCCAGAACGTCTACGTGATCACCTTCCAGTCGGGCAGCGCCGCCGAGTTGGAACGACAGGCCGAGGCCGCGGGGCTCGACATCCGCTCGATCTCCTCGGTGTCGGCGAGCTTCGGCTCCGACACCCAGACGCTGGCGCTCGGCGGGCTCGGGGTGGCGTTTCTCGGGATGAGCCTGCTCGTCTTTGCGATGTTCCGCGTGTTCGTCCCCTCGGTCGCGGTCGTGATCTCGGCGTTCTCCGACATCGTGATCCCGCTGGCGCTGATGAACCTCCTCGGGATCGAACTCTCCCTGGGGACTGTCGCCGCCCTGCTGATGTTGATCGGGTACTCCGTCGACTCCGACATCCTCCTGAACAACCACGTCCTCCGGCGGTCGGGTGACTTCTACGAGTCGACCTACCGGGCGATGCGGACCGGCGTGACGATGACGCTGACCTCGATCGTGGCGATGATCGTGATGACGATCGCCGCGACGCTGTTCGGCATCCAACTGCTGGCCGCCATCGGGACGGTGCTCGTGTTCGGGCTCGTGACCGACCTGATGAACACCTATATGCTGAACCTCAGCCTGCTGCGGTGGTACAAGTACGAGGGGGTCGCCCGCTGA
- a CDS encoding preprotein translocase subunit SecD, with protein MVAIRQNWRVILLVVFLLISVFALFSPTLGPDDPAGGDVAAQSSVTNLQYGLELSGGTRVRAPLVGVTAEGVEFGGDDPRVVEQEVAAEIDGAGPADVIARFGAQSAQGTAQPGAGPANTVEVTAEGVTTDELAAALDAAGYSLTDDGTVREGVTETTRQEVVRILENKINEAGLSGGTVQQVTTAQGDNFILVEAPNQDASSVRELVSERGTVVIEAYYPTGDGNYTRETVLQQEDFQSIGTAQEESGGAFVPVTVSESVAPDFQQSMRDSGLAQPGGTRCTYQTTPDSTEPCLLLVVNGEVTNAFGMSPGLADSLRTGEWAQNPVFQLQTTNVSEAQEVSINLRAGALPAQLDFSEESGGTTSFISPSQGSDFRTNSLITGIIAVLAVSGTVFARYKDLRIAAPMVVTALSEVVILLGFAAGIGYPLDLSVIAGFIAVIGTGVDDLIIIADEVMAEGEINSRRVFQSRFRKAFWVIGAAAATTVLAMSPLAILSLGDLQGFAIFTILGVLIGVLITRPAYGDILRSLTTIGR; from the coding sequence ATGGTGGCGATCAGGCAAAACTGGCGGGTGATCCTGCTCGTCGTCTTCCTCCTGATCTCGGTGTTCGCGCTGTTCTCCCCGACGCTCGGCCCCGACGACCCCGCCGGCGGCGACGTCGCCGCCCAGAGCAGCGTGACGAACCTCCAGTACGGGCTCGAACTCTCCGGCGGCACCCGCGTGCGGGCGCCGCTGGTCGGTGTCACCGCCGAGGGCGTCGAGTTCGGCGGGGACGACCCGCGGGTGGTCGAACAGGAGGTCGCCGCCGAGATCGACGGCGCCGGCCCCGCCGACGTGATCGCCCGGTTCGGAGCGCAGTCGGCGCAGGGAACCGCCCAGCCCGGAGCGGGACCCGCCAACACCGTCGAGGTGACCGCTGAAGGCGTCACCACCGACGAGTTGGCGGCCGCGCTCGACGCTGCGGGGTACAGCCTCACCGACGACGGCACCGTCCGCGAGGGCGTCACCGAGACGACCCGCCAGGAGGTCGTCCGGATCCTGGAGAACAAGATCAACGAGGCCGGCCTCTCGGGGGGGACCGTCCAGCAGGTAACCACCGCCCAGGGTGACAACTTCATCCTCGTGGAGGCGCCCAACCAGGACGCCTCGTCGGTCCGGGAGCTCGTCAGCGAGCGCGGGACCGTCGTGATCGAGGCGTACTACCCGACGGGCGACGGCAACTACACCCGCGAGACCGTCCTCCAGCAGGAGGACTTCCAGAGCATCGGCACCGCACAGGAGGAGTCCGGCGGGGCGTTCGTCCCCGTGACGGTCTCGGAGTCGGTCGCGCCCGACTTCCAGCAGTCGATGCGGGATTCCGGACTCGCCCAACCGGGCGGGACGCGGTGTACGTACCAGACCACCCCCGACAGCACCGAGCCGTGTCTGTTGCTCGTGGTCAACGGCGAGGTCACGAACGCCTTCGGGATGAGCCCCGGCCTCGCCGACAGCCTGCGGACCGGCGAGTGGGCTCAGAACCCGGTGTTCCAGCTGCAGACCACCAACGTCTCGGAGGCCCAGGAGGTCTCGATCAACCTCCGCGCCGGCGCGCTGCCGGCGCAACTCGACTTCTCCGAGGAGAGCGGCGGGACGACCTCCTTTATTTCCCCGAGCCAGGGGTCGGACTTCCGGACCAACTCCCTGATCACGGGGATCATCGCCGTGCTCGCGGTCAGCGGAACCGTCTTCGCCCGGTACAAGGACCTCAGAATCGCCGCCCCGATGGTCGTGACCGCGCTCTCGGAGGTCGTGATCCTGCTCGGCTTCGCCGCGGGGATCGGCTACCCGCTGGACCTGTCGGTGATCGCGGGGTTCATCGCCGTGATCGGGACCGGGGTCGACGACCTGATCATCATCGCCGACGAGGTGATGGCGGAAGGCGAGATCAACTCCAGGCGGGTGTTCCAATCGCGCTTCCGGAAGGCCTTTTGGGTAATCGGCGCCGCCGCCGCCACCACCGTCCTCGCGATGTCGCCGCTTGCGATCCTGTCGCTGGGCGACCTCCAGGGCTTCGCCATCTTCACCATCCTCGGGGTGCTGATCGGCGTCCTGATCACCCGGCCGGCGTACGGCGACATCCTCCGCTCGCTGACCACGATCGGCCGTTGA
- a CDS encoding DUF7511 domain-containing protein, with protein sequence MATDSHRHDVTRVGAVDNSGPVPEFDVAESVRVARIEPYEDAPDECTIYPANATADALTTTWISAREGSFVRLDAMR encoded by the coding sequence ATGGCAACTGACTCACACCGCCACGACGTCACGCGCGTAGGCGCCGTCGACAACTCCGGCCCGGTCCCGGAGTTCGACGTAGCCGAATCGGTCCGGGTCGCCCGGATCGAGCCCTACGAGGACGCCCCCGACGAATGTACGATCTATCCGGCGAACGCGACGGCAGACGCCCTCACGACGACGTGGATCTCCGCCCGCGAGGGATCGTTCGTTCGGCTGGACGCGATGCGGTAG
- the rnhB gene encoding ribonuclease HII: MTGDGGDAGELNGGTDEPRVGVDEAGKGPVLGPMVAAAVRARSESIPADVDDSKRLRPATRESIAATLREREGVDVGVAVVPTDRIDDPETGMNGLTVAAHAEAVAAVATEGDRVVADAGDVDAARFGRRVGDGIAERGPSVAVHAEHGADAADPLVAAASVIAKVERDARIAALGSEYPEHAPVGSGYPSDPETRAFLRRYVGDTGELPDCARASWATADDVLAAAEQSSLSEF; encoded by the coding sequence ATGACCGGTGACGGGGGCGACGCCGGGGAGCTGAACGGCGGGACCGACGAGCCGCGGGTCGGCGTCGACGAGGCCGGAAAGGGGCCGGTTCTCGGGCCGATGGTGGCCGCCGCCGTCCGGGCACGCTCCGAGTCGATCCCCGCGGACGTCGACGACTCGAAGCGACTTCGGCCGGCGACACGGGAGTCGATCGCGGCGACGCTCCGGGAGCGCGAGGGCGTCGACGTCGGGGTCGCCGTCGTCCCGACCGACCGGATCGACGATCCGGAGACCGGTATGAACGGGCTCACCGTCGCCGCACACGCCGAGGCGGTCGCGGCGGTCGCAACCGAGGGCGACCGGGTCGTCGCCGACGCGGGCGACGTGGACGCCGCGCGGTTCGGGCGCCGGGTCGGCGACGGCATCGCCGAGCGGGGACCGTCCGTGGCGGTCCACGCCGAACACGGCGCCGACGCCGCCGACCCGCTGGTCGCGGCGGCGTCGGTGATCGCGAAAGTCGAGCGCGACGCCCGGATCGCGGCCCTCGGTTCCGAGTACCCCGAGCACGCCCCGGTCGGCAGCGGCTACCCCAGCGACCCGGAGACGCGGGCGTTCCTGCGGCGGTACGTCGGCGACACCGGGGAACTCCCCGACTGCGCGAGGGCGTCGTGGGCGACGGCCGACGACGTGTTGGCCGCCGCCGAGCAGTCGTCGCTGTCGGAGTTCTGA
- a CDS encoding tRNA pseudouridine(54/55) synthase Pus10 — protein sequence MNVLAAARELDAEGPVCDSCLGRVFADRSHGLTNAERGRSLRVAAAIDDDEPYEPTDTAECWVCEGVCAEFDAWAERCAAAVEDVEFDTYQVGTRPPPLLEENERLLREAAGLDPSVGEAFKSEFNREVGKRIGPLTDSTVDFGRPDVQFTLDIDADTVEVDVHSAFVYGRYRKLERDIPQTEWPCNACDRSGYVGSQPCENCGGTGYLYEHSVEELTAPVVRDVMDGTDAKFHGAGREDVDARMVGTGRPFVIEVLEPRRRNVDTDRLAGDINAFAEGRVEVDRLGLATYESVERVKGLDASKRYRAEVTFDEPVDEADLAAALDALDGATVEQYTPHRVDHRRASITRTREVYEATGELDDPTHATVEVHGAGGLYVKELVSGDEGRTDPNLADTLGVGAEVTALDVVGVYGETEPFEDPAYFREAAPEPPEGGPEQSGARETTTDPRNDR from the coding sequence ATGAACGTTCTCGCCGCCGCCCGCGAGCTCGACGCGGAAGGCCCCGTCTGTGATTCCTGCCTCGGGCGGGTCTTCGCCGACCGAAGCCACGGGCTGACCAACGCCGAACGGGGGCGGAGCCTCCGGGTCGCGGCCGCCATCGACGACGACGAGCCGTACGAGCCGACCGACACCGCCGAGTGCTGGGTCTGTGAGGGGGTGTGCGCCGAGTTCGACGCGTGGGCCGAGCGGTGCGCGGCGGCCGTCGAGGACGTCGAGTTCGACACCTACCAGGTCGGAACCCGACCCCCGCCGCTGCTCGAGGAGAACGAGCGCCTACTTCGGGAGGCCGCGGGGCTCGACCCATCCGTGGGGGAGGCCTTCAAATCCGAGTTCAACCGCGAGGTCGGGAAGAGAATCGGACCGTTGACCGATTCGACGGTCGACTTCGGCCGGCCGGACGTGCAGTTCACGCTCGATATCGACGCCGACACCGTCGAGGTCGACGTCCACTCGGCGTTCGTCTACGGCCGGTACCGGAAGCTCGAACGCGACATCCCACAGACCGAGTGGCCGTGCAACGCCTGCGATCGCTCGGGGTACGTCGGCAGCCAGCCCTGCGAGAACTGCGGCGGCACCGGCTACCTCTACGAGCACAGCGTCGAGGAACTGACCGCGCCGGTCGTCCGCGACGTGATGGACGGCACCGATGCGAAGTTCCACGGCGCCGGTCGGGAGGACGTCGACGCCCGGATGGTCGGCACCGGTCGACCGTTCGTGATCGAGGTGCTGGAGCCGCGCAGACGCAACGTCGACACCGACCGCCTGGCGGGCGACATCAACGCGTTCGCTGAAGGTCGCGTCGAGGTCGACCGGCTGGGGCTCGCGACCTACGAGTCCGTCGAGCGGGTGAAGGGCCTCGACGCCTCGAAGCGGTACCGCGCCGAAGTCACGTTCGACGAGCCGGTCGACGAGGCGGACCTCGCGGCCGCGCTCGACGCGCTCGACGGCGCGACGGTCGAACAGTACACCCCGCACCGGGTCGACCACCGGCGCGCGAGCATCACCCGGACCCGCGAGGTGTACGAGGCGACCGGCGAACTCGACGATCCGACCCACGCCACGGTGGAGGTCCACGGCGCCGGCGGGCTCTACGTCAAGGAACTCGTCTCCGGCGACGAGGGGCGGACCGACCCGAACCTGGCCGACACCCTGGGGGTCGGCGCCGAAGTCACCGCCCTCGACGTGGTCGGTGTCTACGGCGAGACCGAGCCGTTCGAGGACCCCGCGTACTTCCGCGAAGCGGCGCCCGAGCCGCCCGAGGGGGGCCCGGAACAGTCGGGCGCGAGGGAGACGACGACGGATCCGCGGAATGACCGGTGA
- a CDS encoding DUF4112 domain-containing protein codes for MPPTDRFDGERGDSSGAPDAPDADGEGPRGRLARVRRLSRALDSAVTVPRTDIRIGLDPIVGLLPGVGDVVPTAASAYIVAEAAALGVPRATLARMCLNLLVDAVVGSIPLLGDAFDVVWRANDRNVRLLEARLADPTGGRRDRWVVAALGAAVFLAALAVGLAGVAAVWWVLGVAGIV; via the coding sequence GTGCCGCCGACTGACCGGTTCGACGGCGAGCGGGGCGACAGCAGCGGGGCTCCCGACGCCCCGGACGCCGACGGCGAGGGTCCGCGGGGGCGACTCGCCAGGGTCCGCCGGCTGAGCCGCGCGCTGGACAGCGCGGTCACGGTCCCGCGGACGGACATCCGGATCGGACTGGATCCCATCGTCGGGCTGCTCCCGGGAGTCGGCGACGTCGTCCCGACGGCCGCGTCGGCGTACATCGTCGCCGAGGCCGCGGCGCTCGGCGTTCCGCGGGCGACGCTCGCCCGGATGTGTCTGAACCTCCTCGTCGACGCCGTCGTCGGGTCGATCCCCCTCCTCGGCGACGCCTTCGACGTCGTCTGGCGGGCCAACGACCGGAACGTCCGGCTGCTGGAGGCGCGGCTGGCCGACCCGACCGGGGGGCGACGGGACAGGTGGGTGGTGGCCGCGTTGGGGGCGGCGGTCTTCCTGGCGGCGCTGGCCGTCGGCCTCGCCGGGGTCGCCGCGGTATGGTGGGTGTTGGGCGTCGCCGGGATCGTGTAG
- a CDS encoding ABC transporter ATP-binding protein: MDAALELRDLRKSYGDVQALDGVDLTVPSGSFFGLLGPNGAGKTTLIKILVGLVRKTGGEARVFGHDVETEYRAARDRIGLAPQEFNVDQFFPIREVLEHKAGYHGVPLERARDRADEVLKRVGIYDKRDTRFDWLSGGMKRRFVLARALITEPDLLILDEPTAGVDVQLRHELWETIVDLNRRGTTILLTTHYIEEAERLCDEVAILDSGRVLDVASPEELMRRGTDDVVVKLRDEPTAVPDFAALDDRVESVEIDGVRLVVTARQGGLVAPDIVRRLDEAGHEIVDLEIQRTSLEEVFMEMTRAGEGRATPEVASQ; the protein is encoded by the coding sequence ATGGATGCTGCCCTCGAGCTTCGCGACCTGCGGAAGTCGTACGGCGACGTACAGGCGCTCGACGGCGTCGACCTGACCGTCCCGAGCGGGTCGTTCTTCGGCCTGCTCGGCCCCAACGGCGCGGGCAAGACCACGCTGATCAAGATCCTGGTCGGCCTCGTGCGCAAGACCGGCGGCGAGGCTCGCGTGTTCGGGCACGATGTCGAGACCGAGTACCGCGCGGCCCGCGACCGGATCGGGCTGGCCCCCCAGGAGTTCAACGTGGATCAGTTCTTCCCGATCCGGGAGGTACTCGAACACAAAGCGGGCTACCACGGGGTCCCGCTGGAGCGCGCCCGCGACCGCGCCGACGAGGTGCTGAAGCGCGTGGGAATCTACGACAAGCGCGACACCCGCTTCGACTGGCTCTCCGGCGGGATGAAACGCCGGTTTGTGCTCGCACGAGCGCTGATCACCGAGCCCGATCTGCTCATCCTCGACGAGCCGACCGCCGGGGTCGACGTCCAGCTCCGCCACGAACTCTGGGAGACCATCGTCGACCTGAACCGTCGCGGGACCACCATCCTGCTCACGACCCACTACATCGAGGAGGCCGAACGGCTCTGCGACGAGGTCGCGATCCTGGATTCGGGGCGCGTGCTCGACGTCGCAAGCCCCGAGGAGCTGATGCGCCGCGGCACCGACGACGTCGTGGTCAAACTCCGGGACGAACCGACCGCAGTCCCGGACTTCGCGGCGCTCGACGACCGCGTTGAGTCCGTCGAGATCGACGGGGTGCGGCTCGTCGTCACCGCGCGGCAGGGCGGACTGGTCGCGCCCGACATCGTCCGGCGCCTCGACGAGGCCGGCCACGAGATCGTCGACTTGGAGATCCAGCGCACGTCGCTCGAGGAAGTGTTTATGGAGATGACCCGGGCCGGCGAGGGCCGCGCCACCCCGGAGGTGGCCTCACAATGA
- a CDS encoding ABC transporter permease, whose protein sequence is MSSETADGTDRGTPPAEAAGDTAPGTGVTGFYALFRREVLRFIRRPRNTLIPPFITNVLYFSVFGVILGERINEIAGVPYILFILPGLVVLGAISNAFENTSFTIFHGRWNRYIEEVLTSPLSYRTMVGAYVLAAALRGLIVGVLIALIGAFFTSVGVIRPFYLVAFGVVITLLFAALGVAGGLWADDFDDLTMLNQFILRPLVFFGGVFYSLNELPATVQQVSLLNPMIYMVNGVRFGFLGVSEVDPNASLAVLAGLTVLVVAIDVALFRRGYGLAE, encoded by the coding sequence ATGAGCTCCGAGACGGCGGACGGAACCGACCGGGGGACCCCCCCGGCGGAGGCGGCCGGCGACACGGCCCCGGGTACGGGCGTGACGGGCTTCTACGCGCTCTTCCGTCGGGAGGTGCTCAGGTTTATCCGTCGCCCCCGGAACACGCTCATCCCACCGTTCATCACGAACGTGTTGTACTTCTCGGTGTTCGGCGTGATCCTCGGCGAGCGGATCAACGAGATTGCAGGCGTCCCGTACATCCTGTTCATCCTTCCCGGGCTGGTCGTGCTGGGTGCCATCTCCAACGCCTTCGAGAACACCTCGTTTACGATCTTCCACGGCCGGTGGAACCGCTACATCGAGGAGGTGCTGACGTCGCCGCTGTCGTACCGGACGATGGTGGGGGCGTACGTCCTCGCCGCCGCGCTCAGAGGCCTCATCGTCGGCGTCCTGATCGCGCTCATCGGGGCCTTTTTCACCTCCGTCGGCGTGATCAGGCCGTTCTATCTCGTCGCCTTCGGGGTCGTCATCACCCTGCTTTTCGCGGCGCTCGGCGTCGCCGGCGGGCTCTGGGCCGACGACTTCGACGATCTCACGATGTTGAACCAGTTCATCCTCCGGCCGCTTGTGTTCTTCGGGGGCGTCTTCTACTCGCTGAACGAACTCCCAGCGACCGTCCAGCAGGTGTCGCTGCTGAACCCGATGATCTATATGGTCAACGGGGTTCGGTTCGGCTTCCTCGGGGTCAGCGAGGTCGACCCCAACGCGTCGCTCGCGGTGCTGGCGGGGCTGACGGTCCTGGTCGTCGCGATCGACGTCGCGCTGTTCCGGCGTGGCTACGGCCTGGCGGAGTGA
- a CDS encoding S49 family peptidase, which yields MSKDTSAASARTLFVVAVVAAVLVSAVLAPLAYDAAQSAQSEGTVSVVTISGTITTSTVDGVSEDLREARTNESIRAVVLKVDSGGGLVAPSERLYLEVLRTAEQMPVVASVQGIGASGAYYGMLPADEIYVLSSSEVGSVGVIGPGGTVPVPDSIIRTGPDKAQPTAEDRRRTIESLKRQFVGRVMEHRGEELSLSREEVAYAKTYLGPEAASNGYADGIGALPTAIDRAAELAGMENYDVVRNEPPFRGGFFLFATEANNRTTVYKQGPGMAGPVPVTQPLFVDEIANHDPQLASYDTEVQHNASA from the coding sequence ATGAGCAAAGACACATCCGCAGCGTCGGCGAGGACGTTGTTCGTCGTCGCCGTCGTCGCGGCCGTCCTGGTGAGTGCGGTACTCGCCCCCCTTGCCTACGACGCCGCGCAGTCTGCACAGTCGGAGGGGACGGTGTCGGTCGTCACGATATCCGGCACCATCACCACGTCGACTGTTGACGGCGTCTCCGAGGACCTCCGCGAAGCCCGGACGAACGAGTCGATCCGCGCAGTCGTACTGAAAGTAGACAGCGGCGGCGGCCTCGTCGCCCCCAGCGAACGCCTGTATCTCGAAGTGTTGCGGACGGCCGAGCAGATGCCGGTCGTCGCGTCGGTGCAGGGTATCGGCGCCTCGGGCGCCTACTACGGGATGCTCCCGGCCGACGAGATCTACGTGCTCTCCTCCTCCGAGGTCGGCAGCGTCGGCGTGATCGGGCCCGGCGGGACCGTTCCCGTTCCGGATTCGATCATCCGGACCGGTCCCGACAAGGCGCAGCCGACCGCCGAGGACCGCCGGCGAACCATCGAGTCGCTGAAGCGGCAGTTCGTCGGTCGCGTGATGGAACACCGCGGCGAGGAGCTGTCGCTCTCCCGCGAGGAGGTCGCCTACGCGAAGACCTACCTCGGCCCGGAGGCCGCAAGTAACGGCTACGCCGACGGGATCGGGGCCCTCCCGACCGCGATCGACCGCGCGGCCGAGTTGGCCGGAATGGAGAACTACGACGTGGTCCGGAACGAACCGCCGTTCCGCGGCGGGTTCTTCCTCTTTGCGACCGAGGCGAACAACCGGACGACGGTCTACAAGCAGGGGCCGGGGATGGCCGGCCCCGTCCCGGTCACCCAACCGCTGTTCGTCGACGAGATCGCCAACCACGACCCACAACTGGCCAGCTACGATACGGAGGTGCAACACAATGCCAGCGCGTGA
- a CDS encoding Gldg family protein produces the protein MPARDLVAPAVAFVVLVAAIVGGAAAVPFVTGGDSTDVTNLADRQTDMDAATVAEAESQGEITMDSDAESKTVLVDRAHANRISDEKLSTLVTTLVANGHEVEFVTQEQARGTAWNESLRSADALVIANPNRPYTPGQLAGVQAFAEAGGRVVMLSDPASIQQFGIFGFGFQRQSNDAPALASEFGLSAQSGYLFNMHQYQQTFKSVYATPGTGPLAAGVDRVVVRDAAAVSVADGQTALQAGERTRLSTTRRADTYGVAVRSGSVAMVGDTDFLTPESAYVADNEVFIGNLADFLVSGEKTENAPAPPSERSAGGGAAPPRPPAERA, from the coding sequence ATGCCAGCGCGTGACCTCGTCGCCCCCGCGGTCGCGTTCGTGGTGCTCGTTGCCGCCATCGTCGGCGGCGCGGCGGCCGTCCCGTTCGTCACGGGCGGCGATTCCACCGACGTGACCAACTTGGCGGACCGACAGACGGACATGGACGCGGCGACCGTCGCCGAGGCCGAGTCCCAAGGCGAGATCACGATGGACAGCGACGCCGAGTCGAAGACGGTACTCGTCGATCGGGCACACGCAAACCGGATCTCCGACGAGAAGCTCTCGACGCTCGTGACCACCCTGGTGGCGAACGGCCACGAGGTCGAGTTCGTCACCCAAGAGCAGGCCCGCGGGACCGCGTGGAACGAGTCGCTCCGCAGTGCCGACGCGCTCGTGATCGCGAACCCCAACCGGCCGTACACGCCCGGCCAACTCGCCGGCGTCCAGGCGTTCGCCGAGGCCGGCGGGCGCGTGGTGATGCTGTCGGACCCGGCGTCGATCCAGCAGTTCGGGATCTTCGGGTTCGGCTTCCAGCGACAGTCGAACGACGCTCCCGCGCTCGCCTCGGAGTTCGGACTCTCGGCACAGTCCGGCTACCTGTTCAATATGCACCAGTACCAACAGACGTTCAAGAGCGTCTACGCCACGCCCGGTACGGGCCCGCTCGCGGCGGGCGTCGACCGGGTCGTCGTGCGTGACGCCGCCGCGGTGTCGGTCGCCGACGGACAGACCGCGCTGCAGGCCGGCGAACGGACCCGGCTGTCGACCACCCGCCGCGCCGACACCTACGGCGTCGCGGTCCGGTCCGGTAGCGTCGCGATGGTCGGCGACACGGACTTCCTGACGCCCGAGAGCGCCTACGTCGCGGACAACGAGGTCTTCATCGGCAACCTCGCTGACTTCCTCGTGAGCGGGGAGAAAACCGAAAACGCCCCCGCTCCGCCGTCCGAGCGCTCGGCCGGAGGCGGAGCGGCACCGCCCCGCCCGCCGGCTGAACGGGCGTAA
- the trmY gene encoding tRNA (pseudouridine(54)-N(1))-methyltransferase TrmY produces MRQFLVVGHDAPTTPEFSLDDIAGGAGRLDVLCRCVTSAVFLSHSVREAVRIHLVLGDEFTVRVDGATVKRLNPDERSTAALIRTALEHREEAIGRMPAESTPGVTIRRMDFAATLEALEADATVVTLHEDGDPAVDVDPPADPLFVLSDHREFTGAESSLLSATADERLRLGPEVLHADHAITVAHNYLDTDGYTTY; encoded by the coding sequence ATGCGACAGTTCCTGGTCGTCGGCCACGACGCCCCGACCACGCCGGAGTTCTCGCTCGACGACATCGCCGGAGGAGCGGGCCGCCTCGACGTCCTCTGTCGGTGCGTCACGAGCGCCGTCTTCCTCTCGCATTCGGTCCGCGAGGCGGTCCGGATCCACCTCGTGCTCGGCGACGAGTTCACCGTCCGCGTCGACGGGGCCACCGTCAAGCGGCTCAACCCCGACGAGCGGAGCACCGCGGCGCTGATCCGGACCGCGCTCGAACACCGCGAGGAGGCGATCGGACGGATGCCCGCCGAGAGCACGCCCGGCGTCACGATCCGGCGGATGGACTTTGCGGCGACGCTCGAAGCCCTCGAAGCCGACGCGACCGTCGTCACGCTCCACGAGGACGGCGACCCCGCCGTCGACGTCGACCCCCCAGCGGACCCGCTGTTCGTGCTCTCGGACCACCGGGAGTTCACCGGCGCCGAGTCGTCGCTGCTGTCGGCGACGGCGGACGAACGCCTCCGGCTCGGCCCCGAGGTCCTGCACGCCGACCACGCGATCACGGTCGCGCACAACTACCTCGACACCGATGGGTACACCACGTACTGA
- a CDS encoding CHY zinc finger protein produces the protein MNDDSGYERRTTHAPATDDRFPVSLRGVAVGSETRCAHWNSELDVVALRFGCCEAFAPCHACHAETADHDPEPWPQDRFDDPAVLCGVCRTTLSARTYLDGTDACPRCGAEFNPGCRRHRDRYFEP, from the coding sequence ATGAACGACGATAGCGGCTATGAACGGCGGACGACCCACGCGCCCGCAACCGACGACCGGTTTCCGGTGTCCCTCCGCGGCGTCGCGGTCGGTTCCGAGACCCGCTGTGCCCACTGGAACTCCGAGCTCGACGTCGTGGCCCTCCGGTTCGGCTGCTGTGAAGCGTTCGCCCCGTGTCACGCCTGCCACGCCGAGACCGCCGACCACGACCCCGAGCCGTGGCCGCAGGATCGCTTCGACGACCCCGCGGTGCTGTGCGGCGTCTGCCGGACGACGCTGTCAGCCCGAACGTACCTCGACGGCACCGACGCCTGTCCGAGGTGTGGGGCCGAGTTCAACCCGGGGTGTCGTCGCCACCGGGATCGGTACTTCGAGCCGTGA